The Arachis ipaensis cultivar K30076 chromosome B07, Araip1.1, whole genome shotgun sequence genome includes a window with the following:
- the LOC107609670 gene encoding uncharacterized protein At3g28850 encodes MWPPWLSSPSRVRTTPPPSPSPSHSGARSLSFSCSSFKDIQKLLQEEEQLERGSRLAPSPRSSSLFRRIRISTSVLRAFGSRASLPPPPPQATLPPGLDRGVVIYFTSLRVVRRTFDDCRAVRSILRNFRVAVDERDVSIDDRFRDELNSILGRKSATLPRVFIGGEYVGGADDVRQLHESGDLQRLIERLPKSNQINSCCDQCGGFRFVVCEECSGSHKIFAEKNGGFRSCSSCNANGLIRCPTCFFVHPRHTK; translated from the coding sequence ATGTGGCCACCGTGGCTGAGCTCGCCGAGCCGCGTCCGCACCACGCCGCCACCATCTCCGTCGCCGTCGCATTCCGGAGCTCGCTCCCTCAGCTTTTCCTGCTCCTCATTCAAAGACATCCAGAAACTCCtccaagaagaagaacaactcgaACGCGGAAGCAGGCTCGCTCCTTCACCTAGATCCTCTTCACTCTTCCGCAGAATCCGCATCTCCACCTCCGTCCTCCGAGCGTTTGGCTCACGCGCTTCCCTTCCGCCGCCGCCACCACAGGCTACATTGCCTCCTGGCCTTGACCGTGGCGTCGTCATCTACTTCACCAGCCTACGCGTCGTTCGCCGCACCTTCGACGACTGCCGCGCCGTCAGATCGATCCTCCGGAACTTCCGCGTCGCAGTCGACGAGCGCGACGTCTCTATCGACGACAGGTTCCGCGACGAGCTCAACTCCATCCTCGGCCGCAAGAGCGCGACGCTCCCTAGGGTTTTCATCGGCGGCGAGTACGTCGGCGGAGCTGACGACGTCCGGCAGCTCCATGAGAGTGGCGATCTGCAGCGGCTGATTGAACGGTTGCCGAAGTCAAATCAGATCAACAGTTGCTGCGATCAGTGCGGCGGTTTCAGATTCGTGGTGTGCGAGGAGTGTAGCGGTAGCCACAAGATCTTTGCAGAGAAGAACGGCGGGTTCAGGAGCTGTTCATCTTGCAACGCCAACGGCTTGATTAGGTGCCCCACATGCTTCTTCGTGCACCCGCGCCACACCAAATAA
- the LOC107609109 gene encoding probable inactive receptor-like protein kinase At3g56050, translated as MSKSLKLRWFMDFNGVLRFAVVVCLLLQNFGLCYTLNEEGKALLKLRERIVSDPFGALSNWYDDEAVFDPCNWFGVECSDGRVVALNLKDLCLGGTLAPELVNLVHIKSIIFRNNSLSGIIPKEIEELKELEVLDLGYNNLSGHIPIGLGSNISLSILLLDNNEFLVSFTPEIDELKMLSESQVDKKQLVDAAKRPACTTRSFSWHVNVDQNTGIRSLLQSPKSKHFHAGEDSYNRVYNQPLSSPASSPDSPRQNASNPPPSKSKVASRSSNLKNHRVPVEIGVIGGAALLLITCIGIFLCKINKVTNVRPWATGLSGQLQKAFVTGVPKLKRTEIEAACEDFSNVIGTSPIGTMYKGTLSSGVEIAVASVSVTSSKDWSRNLEAQFRNKIDMLSKVNHRNFVNLIGYCDEEEPFTRMMVFEYAPNGTLFEHLHIREAERLDWETRLRIATGTAYCLQHLHQLEPSMTLTNLNSSVIHLTEDNAAKISDFSFSYETASAETKSWGKRHIDMAPATLESNVHSFGTMLLEMVTGKPCYSVDSINGLIENWATHYLEGDKALKEVVDPTLASYQEDQLEQVAALIKCCCNSESEKRPTMKQVSVRLRQITKLAPEAAVPRLSPLWWAELEISNADAI; from the exons ATGAGCAAGAGCTTGAAACTAAGATGGTTCATGGATTTTAATGGAGTTTTGAGGTTTGCCGTGGTGGTGTGTTTGTTACTTCAAAACTTTGGCTTGTGCTACACTTTGAATGAAGAAG GTAAAGCTCTTTTGAAGTTGAGGGAGAGAATAGTGAGTGACCCTTTTGGTGCTTTGTCAAATTGGTATGATGATGAAGCAGTTTTTGACCCTTGTAATTGGTTTGGTGTTGAGTGTTCAGATGGAAGAGTAGTGGCCTT GAATCTGAAAGATCTTTGCCTTGGAGGAACTCTTGCACCTGAGTTAGTCAACCTTGTTCACATAAAGTCCAT TATTTTTAGGAACAACTCGCTCTCCGGCATCATCCCCAAAGAAATTGAAGAGTTGAAAGAGTTGGAGGTTTTGGATTTGGGATACAACAACTTGAGTGGACATATACCTATTGGTCTTGGGAGTAATATCTCATTGTCAATCCT TTTGTTGGACAACAATGAGTTTCTTGTGAGTTTCACCCCCGAAATCGATGAACTGAAGATGCTTTCAGAAAGTCAAGTAGATAAAAAGCAGCTAGTTGATGCAGCTAAAAGGCCTGCTTGTACAACAAGATCCTTCTCATG GCATGTAAATGTTGATCAAAACACTGGTATCAGGAGTCTACTGCAAAGTCCTAAATCGAAACACTTTCATGCCGGGGAAGATAGCTATAATCGTGTATATAATCAACCACTTAGTAGCCCTGCTTCATCACCAGATTCCCCTAGACAAAATGCTTCTAATCCTCCTCCTTCCAAGTCTAAAGTAGCATCTAGAAGTTCCAATTTGAAAAATCATCGAGTTCCAGTTGAGATTGGAGTCATAGGTGGTGCTGCATTGCTTCTTATTACATGCATTGGAATATTTCTCTGCAAGATCAACAAGGTGACTAATGTTAGACCTTGGGCTACAGGACTAAGTGGACAGCTTCAGAAGGCATTCGTAACCG gtGTGCCAAAGCTAAAGAGAACAGAGATTGAAGCAGCATGTGAAGATTTTAGTAATGTAATTGGTACTTCACCCATTGGCACAATGTATAAAGGGACTTTGTCTAGTGGTGTTGAAATTGCCGTAGCTTCTGTTTCGGTAACATCATCAAAGGATTGGTCAAGGAATTTAGAAGCACAGTTTAGAAACAAG ATAGACATGTTATCCAAAGTGAACCACAGGAATTTTGTCAATCTGATTGGCTATTGTGATGAAGAGGAGCCTTTCACCAGAATGATGGTTTTCGAATACGCCCCAAATGGAACACTATTTGAGCATTTACACA TAAGAGAAGCTGAGCGCTTGGACTGGGAAACAAGACTTCGAATCGCGACCGGGACAGCTTACTGCCTACAACATTTGCACCAGTTGGAACCTTCTATGACTCTTACCAACCTGAATTCTTCAGTTATCCATCTAACCGAGGACAATGCTGCGAAAATCTCAGACTTTAGTTTCTCATATGAAACAGCTTCAGCTGAGACAAAGTCTTGGGGCAAAAGACACATTGACATGGCACCAGCAACACTTGAGAGCAATGTTCATAGCTTTGGTACCATGCTATTAGAAATGGTAACAGGAAAGCCTTGTTATTCTGTGGATAGtattaatggcttgattgagaaTTGGGCAACACACTATCTTGAAGGTGACAAAGCACTCAAAGAAGTGGTGGATCCAACACTAGCATCTTACCAAGAGGATCAGCTAGAACAAGTTGCTGCATTGATCAAATGTTGTTGCAACTCTGAATCAGAGAAGAGACCAACAATGAAACAAGTGAGTGTGAGGTTGAGACAGATAACAAAACTAGCACCTGAAGCTGCAGTTCCAAGGCTTTCTCCACTTTGGTGGGCTGAACTTGAGATTTCTAATGCAGATGCAATATGA